A portion of the Flavobacterium magnum genome contains these proteins:
- the gdhA gene encoding NADP-specific glutamate dehydrogenase, translating into MSQSIQAFVDAVAKNNPNEPEFMQAVHEVAETVIPFIEQNKKYQGKMLLERMVEAERIITFRVVWTDDAGNTQVNRGYRIQMNSAIGPYKGGIRFHPSVNLSILKFLAFEQTFKNSLTTLPMGGGKGGANFDPKGKSDNEIMRFCQAFMTELSKHIGADTDVPAGDIGVGGREVGYMFGQYKRLRNEFTGVLTGKGITFGGSLIRPEATGYGDVYFAQAMLETKGDSFKGKTVVVSGSGNVAQYAAEKATQLGGKVVTLSDSAGYIYDAEGIDAEKLAHVMQIKNVDYARISEYVKKYPNATYVAGKRPWEVKCDVALPCATQNELNEDEAKMLVANGCICVAEGANMPSTPEAVAVFQNAKILFAPGKASNAGGVATSGLEMSQNSLRLSWTAQEVDERLHNIMLNIHSACVKYGADGNGYVDYVKGANIAGFVKVADAMLAQGVV; encoded by the coding sequence ATGTCACAAAGTATCCAAGCATTTGTAGATGCAGTAGCGAAAAACAACCCGAACGAACCTGAATTCATGCAGGCGGTGCACGAAGTTGCTGAAACCGTTATCCCTTTTATCGAACAAAATAAAAAATACCAGGGCAAAATGCTGCTCGAGAGGATGGTTGAAGCAGAGCGGATCATCACCTTCCGTGTGGTCTGGACCGACGATGCCGGGAATACGCAGGTAAACCGCGGCTACCGCATCCAGATGAATTCTGCAATCGGGCCATACAAAGGCGGAATCCGTTTCCACCCTTCAGTAAACCTGTCGATCCTGAAGTTCCTGGCTTTTGAGCAAACGTTCAAAAACAGCCTGACCACATTGCCAATGGGCGGTGGAAAAGGCGGTGCAAACTTCGACCCGAAAGGAAAATCAGACAACGAAATCATGCGTTTCTGCCAGGCTTTCATGACCGAATTGTCCAAGCACATCGGTGCTGACACGGATGTCCCTGCCGGAGATATCGGTGTGGGCGGCCGTGAGGTGGGTTATATGTTCGGCCAATACAAAAGGCTGCGCAATGAATTCACCGGCGTATTGACCGGGAAAGGCATTACCTTCGGTGGATCGCTGATCCGTCCGGAAGCCACAGGTTATGGCGACGTGTATTTTGCACAAGCGATGCTTGAAACCAAAGGCGACAGCTTCAAAGGAAAAACCGTTGTCGTTTCAGGTTCAGGAAACGTAGCACAATATGCCGCTGAAAAAGCGACGCAGTTGGGCGGAAAAGTAGTCACGCTGTCGGATTCTGCGGGATATATCTATGACGCAGAAGGCATTGATGCCGAAAAGCTGGCCCACGTGATGCAAATCAAAAACGTGGATTATGCGCGTATCTCTGAGTACGTTAAAAAATATCCGAATGCAACCTATGTTGCCGGAAAACGTCCATGGGAAGTTAAATGTGATGTCGCCTTACCATGCGCTACACAAAACGAACTCAATGAAGACGAAGCAAAAATGCTCGTGGCAAACGGCTGCATCTGCGTGGCGGAAGGGGCTAACATGCCTTCAACACCGGAAGCCGTGGCGGTTTTCCAGAATGCAAAAATCCTTTTCGCTCCGGGGAAAGCGTCTAATGCCGGTGGTGTGGCCACATCAGGTCTTGAAATGTCACAAAACTCATTGCGTTTAAGCTGGACAGCACAGGAAGTAGACGAAAGACTCCACAACATCATGCTCAACATCCACTCGGCCTGCGTGAAATACGGCGCTGACGGGAACGGCTATGTTGACTATGTAAAAGGCGCCAATATTGCCGGTTTCGTAAAAGTTGCCGATGCCATGCTGGCCCAGGGCGTAGTATAA
- the gmk gene encoding guanylate kinase: protein MMENTHTKKGKLLVFSAPSGSGKTTIVRFLLEQKELHLDFSISATSRQKRGDEVDGKDYYFLTAEAFQKKIEENAFVEYEEVYKDNFYGTLQSEVERIWASGKHVIFDIDVVGGLNIKKKYPEQTLAVFVSPPSVEELERRLRFRQTETEEKIRMRLAKAEREISVSGSFDVILKNYDLENAKNDAYKLVHEYLTIS, encoded by the coding sequence ATGATGGAAAATACGCATACCAAAAAAGGCAAACTGCTCGTTTTTTCAGCGCCTTCGGGTTCCGGTAAAACTACCATAGTGCGCTTCCTGCTTGAGCAGAAAGAGCTGCATCTCGATTTTTCGATTTCGGCTACCTCGCGCCAGAAACGCGGTGACGAAGTTGACGGCAAGGACTATTATTTCCTGACTGCCGAAGCCTTCCAGAAGAAAATCGAGGAAAACGCGTTCGTGGAATACGAAGAAGTTTACAAGGACAATTTCTACGGTACGCTGCAAAGCGAAGTCGAACGCATCTGGGCCAGCGGCAAACATGTGATTTTTGACATCGATGTCGTAGGCGGACTGAACATCAAGAAAAAATACCCGGAGCAGACACTGGCCGTTTTCGTCAGCCCGCCATCAGTCGAAGAACTGGAAAGGAGGCTGCGTTTCCGCCAGACTGAAACCGAGGAAAAGATCCGGATGCGCCTGGCTAAAGCCGAACGCGAGATTTCTGTTTCCGGCAGTTTTGATGTGATCCTGAAGAATTACGATCTTGAAAACGCGAAGAACGATGCATATAAATTGGTTCACGAATACCTGACCATCAGCTGA
- a CDS encoding DinB family protein: MQRTFYVTRTSRKVLEQYLDNYSLEQLNKVPLGFNNNLIWNIGHIVVVQQMLVYHLSDLPMMVSDNMVEKYKKGTRPESDVTQAEVDAIRALLYAPIDKTEDDLENGMFKTYRAFTSMSGFTMASAEDAMEFNNYHEAMHTGIMMGIRKFI, encoded by the coding sequence ATGCAGCGCACCTTTTACGTTACCCGTACCAGCAGGAAAGTTTTGGAACAGTACCTCGACAATTATTCTTTGGAACAACTCAATAAGGTACCTCTCGGTTTTAACAACAACCTCATCTGGAATATCGGGCATATCGTGGTGGTACAGCAAATGCTGGTTTATCACCTGTCAGACCTGCCGATGATGGTTTCTGACAATATGGTCGAAAAGTATAAAAAAGGCACGCGCCCTGAATCCGATGTGACGCAGGCAGAAGTCGATGCCATACGCGCGCTGCTGTACGCCCCGATTGATAAAACGGAAGATGACCTGGAAAATGGGATGTTCAAAACCTATCGCGCATTTACATCCATGTCAGGCTTTACGATGGCTTCTGCCGAGGATGCGATGGAATTCAACAACTACCATGAAGCGATGCACACCGGCATCATGATGGGCATCCGCAAGTTTATTTAA
- a CDS encoding arsenate reductase family protein, whose translation MDRIFYLASCDTCRKIIRMLPQHQLIYQDIRQEPVTEAQLDEMKALAGSYEALFSRKAQLYKSMGLKDQNLTEADFKRYLLEHYTFLSRPVFIIGGKIYIGNSAKNVEAVIKALG comes from the coding sequence ATGGACCGCATATTTTACCTTGCTTCCTGCGATACGTGCCGCAAGATCATCAGGATGCTTCCGCAGCATCAGCTCATATATCAGGACATCCGGCAGGAACCGGTAACCGAAGCCCAGCTCGACGAGATGAAGGCGCTGGCCGGAAGTTACGAAGCCCTTTTCAGCCGCAAGGCGCAGTTGTACAAGTCGATGGGACTGAAAGATCAAAACCTCACCGAAGCGGATTTTAAGAGGTACCTCCTGGAGCATTATACTTTTTTGAGCCGACCTGTGTTCATCATCGGTGGAAAAATCTATATCGGCAACAGTGCAAAAAACGTTGAGGCGGTAATCAAAGCGCTGGGCTGA
- a CDS encoding THC0290_0291 family protein, translated as MFKKPLLAILVLFGLYQPLQAQFGFSHEVGIISGPVAFQSDYGERHNLETNAGNTGYGIGIIHYLNFSYQASCNCYTADTYFNDHFKLRSELSYNKTELQHFGRWVNKNSNSLGVQQLKAMRGSTEVTDIGMQLEWFPLSIRDFTATIGSFAPFLSLGGHYSYYNPDAYSLLGPLGVPQTTFPKYLEPSDGRPHGYSGEDGNVWSVVGSIGTRYKLSPLEDLMVDLRWQYYFSNWVDGLNPNPDVYLENRANDWLVWFNVGYIYYLD; from the coding sequence ATGTTCAAAAAGCCCCTCCTCGCCATTCTTGTTTTGTTCGGTTTATACCAACCTTTACAGGCCCAATTCGGATTTTCGCATGAAGTCGGGATCATTTCAGGACCCGTCGCATTCCAGTCGGATTATGGTGAACGCCATAACCTGGAAACCAACGCCGGGAACACCGGTTATGGCATCGGGATTATCCACTACCTGAATTTTTCCTACCAGGCGAGTTGCAATTGCTATACCGCCGACACCTATTTCAACGACCATTTTAAATTGCGCTCGGAGTTGTCCTACAACAAGACCGAATTGCAACACTTTGGGCGCTGGGTGAATAAGAACAGCAATTCGCTGGGCGTACAGCAACTCAAGGCGATGCGCGGCTCCACTGAAGTCACCGATATCGGGATGCAACTGGAATGGTTTCCACTGAGTATCCGTGATTTTACCGCGACCATTGGAAGTTTCGCGCCGTTTTTAAGCCTTGGCGGACATTATTCCTACTATAATCCTGATGCCTATTCTTTGCTTGGCCCTTTAGGCGTGCCACAGACCACTTTTCCAAAATACCTTGAACCCTCTGATGGACGGCCTCACGGCTATTCGGGCGAAGATGGCAATGTGTGGTCGGTCGTGGGAAGTATCGGGACGCGTTATAAATTGTCTCCGCTCGAAGATCTCATGGTCGATTTAAGATGGCAGTATTACTTCTCCAACTGGGTGGACGGGCTGAACCCGAATCCTGACGTTTACCTTGAAAACCGCGCCAACGACTGGCTGGTTTGGTTTAATGTGGGATACATCTATTACCTGGATTAG
- the nadD gene encoding nicotinate (nicotinamide) nucleotide adenylyltransferase: MKIGLYFGTFNPIHVGHMIIANHMAEFSDLEQVWMVVTPHNPHKQKSTLLDDYQRLHMVHLATEDYAKIKPSDVEFKLPQPSYTVNTLAHILEKFPQHEFALIMGEDNLNSLPKWKNSDYILAHHDIYVYPRISVTASELKNHPRVHMVAAPVVEISSTFIRESIRDKKNPAPLLPQKVWEYIDHNNFYKK, translated from the coding sequence ATGAAAATAGGCCTTTATTTCGGAACTTTCAATCCCATTCACGTCGGGCACATGATCATTGCCAACCATATGGCGGAATTTTCCGATTTGGAGCAGGTTTGGATGGTGGTCACGCCGCACAACCCCCACAAGCAGAAAAGTACGCTGCTCGACGATTACCAAAGGCTGCATATGGTGCATCTGGCTACTGAAGATTATGCGAAGATTAAGCCGTCAGACGTGGAGTTCAAATTGCCGCAGCCCAGTTACACCGTGAACACGCTGGCACATATACTTGAGAAATTTCCGCAGCATGAGTTTGCGCTGATTATGGGTGAAGACAACCTGAATTCACTTCCGAAATGGAAGAATTCCGACTACATCCTCGCGCACCACGACATCTACGTGTATCCAAGGATTTCAGTAACAGCATCGGAATTGAAAAACCATCCGAGAGTGCACATGGTTGCCGCGCCCGTCGTGGAAATCTCCTCTACATTCATCCGCGAAAGCATACGGGATAAGAAAAATCCGGCGCCATTGCTGCCACAAAAGGTTTGGGAATATATCGATCACAACAACTTCTACAAAAAATAG
- a CDS encoding YicC/YloC family endoribonuclease: MIQSMTGFGKASMQLPTKKITVEVKSLNSKGFDLNVRMPSVYREMELGVRNQIATTLERGKIDFCIFIENTAEQTSTKVNVPIIKDYIRQMREVYADADETELMKMAIRMPDALKTEREEIDEDDWAQVQQVVDEGLKNLKSFRISEGVALEKEFLHRIANIMTLMNETVALDGERIDTVKTRLRAAIDELKVNIDDNRFEQELIFYLEKYDITEEKVRLENHLNYFIETIAGTEANGRKLGFITQEMGREINTMGSKSNHAQMQKLVVQMKDELEKIKEQVLNVL, translated from the coding sequence ATGATACAATCCATGACCGGTTTCGGGAAAGCAAGCATGCAGCTTCCGACCAAAAAAATAACCGTCGAGGTGAAGTCGCTCAACAGTAAAGGCTTCGACCTCAATGTAAGGATGCCGTCGGTGTATCGCGAAATGGAGCTTGGCGTACGCAACCAGATTGCCACTACGCTGGAAAGGGGAAAAATCGATTTTTGCATATTCATTGAAAATACAGCGGAACAGACTTCAACCAAAGTCAACGTCCCGATCATAAAGGATTACATCCGACAGATGCGTGAAGTTTACGCCGATGCAGACGAAACCGAGCTGATGAAGATGGCCATCAGGATGCCTGATGCGCTCAAAACCGAGCGAGAGGAAATTGACGAAGACGACTGGGCCCAGGTGCAGCAGGTCGTCGATGAGGGGCTTAAAAACCTTAAATCGTTCCGTATTTCAGAAGGGGTCGCGCTGGAAAAAGAATTCCTGCACCGCATCGCCAACATCATGACCCTGATGAATGAGACCGTAGCCCTCGACGGTGAAAGGATTGATACCGTAAAAACCAGGCTGCGTGCGGCAATTGATGAACTGAAGGTCAATATTGACGACAACCGTTTCGAACAGGAGTTGATTTTTTACCTCGAAAAATACGATATCACCGAAGAGAAGGTACGCCTTGAAAATCACCTGAATTACTTTATAGAAACCATCGCCGGTACTGAAGCAAACGGCCGCAAACTGGGTTTCATCACGCAGGAAATGGGCCGCGAGATCAATACGATGGGATCTAAATCGAACCATGCCCAAATGCAGAAACTTGTCGTGCAGATGAAAGACGAACTCGAAAAAATCAAGGAACAGGTCCTCAATGTATTGTAA
- a CDS encoding DMT family transporter, with protein sequence MSKRTAALIAATLVSLIYGVTFTVAKDVMPAYIDAFGFITLRVGGSVLLFWGVWLFMPKEKIAWRDFPRIVAAAFFGVALNMLTFFKGLSYTTPISAAVIMVTTPIIVLILSAIMMKERMRKRKVFGILLGLGGTASLIYFGNHNPAHLATNGTLGNLLVFINAVSYAFYLIVVRKLMDRYSAFTFVKWVYLFGFLMVLPFGWDEFRAIRWEAMPESIYWKVGFVLVFSTFLTYLLNLLSMKTLKPVTVAVFIYLQPLFATVIAIGLGKDTLSPVKIISAVFIFSGVYLVTQKQPEPTGEAAAEA encoded by the coding sequence ATGTCAAAACGTACTGCTGCACTCATTGCCGCGACACTCGTGTCACTGATTTACGGCGTCACCTTCACGGTCGCCAAAGACGTCATGCCGGCGTATATCGACGCTTTCGGGTTCATCACGCTGCGTGTAGGCGGATCGGTGCTGCTGTTTTGGGGTGTATGGCTGTTCATGCCTAAAGAAAAAATTGCGTGGCGGGATTTTCCAAGGATTGTCGCCGCAGCCTTTTTCGGCGTGGCGTTGAACATGCTTACATTTTTTAAGGGGCTGAGCTACACCACACCCATCAGCGCTGCCGTGATTATGGTGACCACTCCGATTATCGTACTGATCCTTTCCGCCATCATGATGAAGGAACGCATGCGCAAGCGGAAGGTTTTCGGGATATTGCTCGGACTTGGCGGTACGGCTTCCCTGATTTATTTCGGGAACCACAACCCGGCCCATCTCGCCACAAATGGGACTTTAGGGAACCTGTTGGTGTTCATCAATGCGGTTTCTTATGCGTTTTACCTGATTGTTGTCCGGAAGTTAATGGACAGGTACAGCGCTTTTACTTTCGTGAAATGGGTCTATCTTTTCGGATTCCTGATGGTCCTGCCCTTCGGCTGGGACGAATTCCGGGCAATCCGCTGGGAAGCCATGCCTGAATCGATTTATTGGAAAGTGGGATTCGTGCTGGTATTTTCAACGTTCCTTACTTACCTTTTAAACCTGCTTTCCATGAAAACGCTGAAGCCTGTCACGGTCGCGGTATTCATTTACCTGCAGCCGTTGTTTGCGACGGTTATTGCCATCGGTTTGGGTAAAGATACGCTCTCGCCCGTGAAGATTATTTCGGCAGTGTTTATTTTTTCAGGTGTTTACCTCGTTACCCAAAAGCAGCCGGAGCCGACCGGAGAAGCCGCTGCGGAAGCGTAA
- a CDS encoding cystathionine gamma-synthase encodes MKFNTKVIHGGQQHDHETGAVMPAVYQTSTYAQTTPGKPVGEYEYSRASNPTRTALENALASIENGSRGLAFSSGLAATDCLLRSFKAGDEVIAMDDLYGGTYRMFTRIYKDSGIKFHFIDMNDMDGFQALINKNTKMVWVETPTNPLMKLADIEAIAKITKAHNILFAVDNTFATPYLQKPLDLGADVVMHSATKYLGGHSDVIAGALVIKDEKLGEQLHFQQFATGATLGPMDSFLVLRGIKTLSLRVQRHCENGKKVVDFLSGHPKVNTVYYPGLESHPYHEVAKKQMKDFGGMVTFTFASGKKEDAISFLEKLKVFTLAESLGGVESLANHPALMTHASIPEDKRKEIGITDDLVRLSVGIEDAEDLIEDIRQALE; translated from the coding sequence ATGAAATTCAACACCAAAGTGATTCACGGCGGGCAACAACACGACCATGAAACCGGCGCGGTGATGCCGGCAGTTTACCAGACTTCCACTTACGCCCAGACCACGCCGGGCAAGCCGGTCGGCGAGTACGAATACAGCCGCGCGTCGAACCCTACGCGTACGGCGCTGGAAAACGCGTTGGCGAGCATTGAGAACGGCAGCCGCGGACTGGCTTTTTCATCGGGACTGGCAGCAACTGACTGTCTTTTGCGTTCTTTTAAGGCGGGCGACGAAGTCATCGCAATGGACGATTTATATGGTGGTACCTATCGGATGTTCACGAGGATTTATAAAGACTCCGGGATCAAGTTCCATTTTATTGATATGAATGATATGGATGGATTTCAGGCCTTGATCAATAAAAACACCAAAATGGTCTGGGTCGAGACTCCGACAAATCCATTGATGAAGCTCGCTGATATCGAAGCCATTGCCAAAATTACCAAAGCGCACAATATTCTTTTCGCTGTCGACAATACCTTTGCCACGCCTTACCTCCAGAAACCACTGGATCTGGGCGCCGATGTCGTGATGCATTCCGCAACGAAATACCTGGGAGGCCACTCTGATGTCATCGCCGGGGCTTTGGTCATTAAAGATGAGAAACTCGGCGAGCAGCTGCATTTTCAGCAATTCGCCACAGGCGCCACACTGGGACCGATGGACAGCTTCCTGGTGTTACGCGGCATTAAAACACTGAGCCTGCGCGTTCAGAGACACTGCGAAAATGGGAAAAAAGTGGTTGACTTCCTGTCAGGCCATCCGAAGGTAAACACGGTTTATTACCCGGGGCTTGAAAGCCACCCGTACCATGAAGTGGCCAAAAAGCAGATGAAGGACTTCGGCGGTATGGTGACATTCACTTTCGCTTCAGGCAAAAAGGAAGATGCCATTTCATTCTTGGAAAAACTGAAAGTCTTTACGCTGGCAGAGTCGTTAGGCGGCGTGGAATCCCTCGCGAACCATCCTGCATTAATGACGCACGCTTCCATTCCTGAAGACAAGCGAAAAGAAATAGGCATCACTGACGACTTGGTACGGCTGAGTGTCGGGATTGAGGACGCTGAGGATTTAATTGAAGACATCAGGCAGGCGCTTGAGTAA
- a CDS encoding T9SS type A sorting domain-containing protein, translated as MKYFFIVILSVCCCLIGYSQNDQLWKGYFSYTSIKDLATSANRIYAGSENSIFSKNSATNEIKTVNTIDGLPSETISSIYHTNASNKTLIGYETGLMVVINDSDGSILKVVDILNKQLPPNIKKINHFMEFEGIVYISCDFGIVQYNLSTLQFGDTYFIGDGGTEIAISQTAVFDGKIFAATRDFGIRRADLTNPNLNDFSQWTTISGNGWAGIEAFGNDLFMVTNTGELKRYAGGGFSNIALLPEAPKDLRSSGGKLLVTTAGHVFIYNENYALERDLQSAEIQTANVRFTSAAIVGNTLYIGTESNGVYATGVTAGAVFQNITPNGPVRNNIFAITATSENLWAAYGDYTVDYNPYPLDYYGVSKLSPNGWLNIPYQTIRDAVGQEVASLVRITANPSDENQVYFSSFHSGLLKFQNDEPVALFNQTNTNNGPEGPPGDPTYRVDGTAFDKSGNLWVTNSIVRNGLKVLRAGGGWQSFDLQGLYDNVGKFNIGRLTIDKNGTKWMPTRDDGLVAYNENGNIGKSIKSGADAGNLPIDNVRVATVDNRNQLWIGTTTGLRVLSSVDSFSADTQMTTRPIVIQEFVDGQPVNIELMSGQFITDIVIDGGNNKWIGTADAGVFHFSSNGEEVLHIFNSSNSPLPSNSINDIEINKATGEVFFATTKGLVSYKGTAISASDDLKNVLVYPNPVRPEYDGTVKITGLTDKATIKITDIEGSLVYEVVSEGGSIEWDTRAFGKYRVASGVYMIFVSSQDGMLTTVKKVMIVR; from the coding sequence ATGAAATATTTTTTCATCGTTATCCTTTCCGTGTGCTGCTGCCTTATTGGATACAGCCAGAACGACCAGCTTTGGAAAGGATATTTTTCATACACTTCGATTAAAGACCTCGCCACGTCCGCAAACCGGATTTACGCCGGTTCGGAAAACAGTATTTTCTCAAAAAACAGTGCTACGAATGAAATCAAGACCGTCAATACGATTGACGGACTGCCGAGCGAAACGATTTCGAGCATCTACCATACCAATGCTTCTAACAAAACCTTAATCGGTTATGAAACCGGGTTGATGGTCGTCATCAATGATTCCGATGGCAGCATCCTTAAAGTGGTCGACATCCTCAACAAGCAGCTGCCCCCGAACATCAAGAAAATCAACCATTTTATGGAGTTCGAGGGCATCGTCTACATTTCGTGTGATTTCGGGATTGTGCAATACAACCTGAGTACGCTGCAGTTCGGGGATACCTATTTCATCGGCGATGGCGGTACCGAAATTGCCATCAGCCAGACCGCGGTTTTTGACGGTAAGATATTTGCCGCAACCAGGGATTTCGGTATCCGCAGGGCCGATCTTACCAACCCCAACCTAAACGATTTCAGTCAGTGGACAACCATCAGCGGCAATGGCTGGGCGGGCATCGAGGCCTTTGGCAACGACCTCTTCATGGTGACCAATACCGGCGAACTGAAGCGCTACGCAGGTGGCGGGTTTTCGAATATTGCCCTTTTGCCGGAAGCCCCGAAAGATCTGCGCAGCAGCGGCGGAAAACTTTTGGTTACCACTGCGGGCCATGTTTTTATATACAACGAAAACTATGCGCTTGAGCGCGATTTGCAGTCGGCCGAAATACAGACCGCCAACGTGCGGTTCACCTCCGCTGCGATTGTCGGCAACACCCTATATATAGGAACAGAATCAAACGGCGTGTATGCGACAGGCGTGACAGCCGGCGCGGTGTTCCAGAACATCACCCCAAATGGTCCGGTGCGCAACAACATCTTCGCGATTACCGCGACTTCTGAAAACCTTTGGGCGGCCTACGGCGATTATACGGTCGACTACAACCCTTATCCACTCGACTATTACGGCGTGAGCAAACTGTCTCCAAACGGCTGGCTGAACATTCCTTATCAAACGATACGTGATGCTGTCGGGCAGGAAGTGGCATCTTTGGTCAGGATTACAGCCAATCCGTCCGACGAAAACCAGGTCTATTTCAGTTCGTTCCACTCCGGTCTGCTGAAATTCCAGAATGACGAACCCGTAGCATTGTTCAACCAGACCAACACCAACAACGGACCCGAAGGTCCCCCCGGAGATCCCACCTACCGCGTGGATGGCACGGCTTTCGATAAATCGGGTAATTTATGGGTAACCAACAGCATCGTGCGAAACGGCCTTAAGGTACTGCGCGCCGGCGGCGGATGGCAGTCTTTCGACCTGCAGGGACTTTACGACAACGTGGGAAAATTCAATATCGGCAGGCTCACCATCGACAAGAACGGCACCAAATGGATGCCCACCCGCGACGATGGGCTGGTCGCGTATAACGAAAACGGCAACATAGGCAAGTCCATCAAATCAGGCGCCGATGCCGGAAACCTGCCCATAGACAACGTGCGCGTGGCCACAGTCGACAACCGCAACCAACTCTGGATCGGGACAACCACCGGACTGCGGGTGCTGTCAAGCGTAGACAGCTTCTCAGCCGACACCCAGATGACGACCCGGCCCATAGTTATCCAGGAATTTGTAGACGGGCAGCCCGTGAACATTGAACTGATGTCCGGCCAGTTCATCACCGATATTGTCATCGACGGTGGCAACAACAAATGGATCGGTACGGCTGATGCCGGCGTGTTCCACTTTTCATCAAATGGCGAGGAAGTGCTGCATATCTTTAACAGCAGCAACTCGCCTCTGCCCAGCAATTCCATCAACGATATCGAGATCAACAAGGCAACGGGCGAAGTGTTTTTTGCAACCACCAAAGGCCTGGTTTCCTATAAGGGTACCGCGATTTCGGCGAGCGACGACCTGAAGAACGTGCTGGTATACCCCAATCCGGTGCGCCCTGAATATGACGGCACCGTGAAAATCACCGGACTCACCGATAAGGCTACAATCAAGATTACCGATATCGAGGGCAGTCTGGTGTACGAAGTCGTGTCAGAAGGCGGCTCCATAGAATGGGACACACGGGCTTTCGGGAAATACCGCGTCGCTTCCGGCGTGTACATGATTTTCGTCTCAAGCCAGGACGGCATGCTGACAACAGTGAAGAAAGTAATGATTGTAAGATAG
- a CDS encoding DUF3298 and DUF4163 domain-containing protein — MKKAGFLFMMLLVMAGCSNELSFEQKSFTQKSALPCRPECTSISVTVPVAKDKPIAADSINKKVFATLKEIVMVGENQFADTEYNGLLRSFIKAYDKMQNENPDDRFNWEAKITGKVIYQSDSIINIELKHYKFTGGAHGYSGRTSLIFDAATGKYIPNEYLFRDRNRFKDFAEKKFRAAYKIPEGPINATNLMFEGGAFQLPQTYFFTDKGLLLFYNVYEIASYADGPKELLIPYKEVNPYLAVK, encoded by the coding sequence ATGAAAAAAGCCGGTTTCCTGTTCATGATGCTTTTGGTGATGGCAGGCTGCAGCAACGAATTGTCGTTTGAACAGAAGTCATTCACCCAAAAGTCGGCGTTGCCCTGCAGGCCCGAATGTACCTCGATTTCAGTCACTGTTCCCGTCGCAAAAGACAAGCCCATCGCAGCTGACAGCATCAATAAGAAAGTCTTTGCTACACTCAAAGAAATCGTGATGGTGGGCGAAAACCAGTTTGCCGACACGGAATACAACGGCCTGTTGCGTTCTTTCATCAAGGCGTATGACAAGATGCAAAATGAAAACCCGGACGACCGGTTTAACTGGGAAGCCAAAATCACCGGAAAAGTAATCTACCAGTCAGACAGTATCATCAATATTGAATTGAAGCATTACAAATTCACAGGAGGAGCCCACGGTTACAGCGGCAGGACATCGTTGATATTTGATGCCGCCACGGGAAAATACATCCCGAATGAGTATTTGTTCAGGGACCGCAACCGTTTTAAGGATTTTGCCGAAAAGAAATTCCGTGCAGCGTATAAAATCCCTGAAGGCCCGATCAACGCGACAAACCTGATGTTTGAAGGCGGTGCGTTTCAGTTGCCCCAAACCTACTTCTTTACGGATAAAGGGCTGCTGCTTTTTTACAACGTGTATGAAATCGCCTCCTATGCCGACGGCCCGAAAGAATTGCTGATTCCGTATAAGGAAGTCAATCCGTATCTGGCCGTTAAATAA